Part of the Benincasa hispida cultivar B227 chromosome 11, ASM972705v1, whole genome shotgun sequence genome, CAGACACCTTGAAACAACATCTCTCCTTTCAGCGATCTCTTGATTTGTACAAGGCTTGTTGCTGATTTATCTGTGGGTTTGTCACACTATGTTACATCGCTGAAATCGATCGCACCCATCTGAAGTCATCACTGAACTCGTAACCATCGTGTGACTTCAACATCTAAATTGTCAATGTCTGCACCGAACAAGTTTTCTCTGTTTTCAACATCCAAATCAATGGATACAAGTCTGCTCGTCGATATCCGTACCTCTACCCGTCAACATTTGACCCTCTATTCGTGCCACCGAGCTCCGATTTGCTCAGAATGGTGCCAAGTTCCCAGATTTTCTACTTCATCACCGCCAACAAGCCTCGTTGGTCTTCGCTGGTCCACTCCCCCGTAGTTCTCTGGTCTTCTCGCTAGTAACTTTCTGTAGCTCTCTAACCCCATCGTGGGAGTTTCACGTTGGCTCTCTTCATCGATTCATGAGAATACTTACAACTCACATGATAATATTCAAATCAAGTTTTATGGGTCTGATTCGGTTCATATTTGGCTTGGTTTGATTAAGTATGGTTTGTTCACTTCAGCTGATCtgatttaaaatttggtttgattcgGTTTTTTTCCCTTTGAACCTTCACacctattattttttttattatgtcaTTGTTGGTTGTTGACTTAAGTTGCCTTATTATGGAACAAAGCCATCTGCTTTTGACACTGTTGCAAACCAATTTTTTATCAAGTGATCTTTGTGTTTCCTTGGCACAGGTAGGTAACTATCCTCAAGTTTTTTCCAGTAATAGTTCATCTCCTTGGATCattgattcaggagccactaatcacatGATTGGTTCATCCCACCTTTTttattctctctatttttcatgaaaaaaaaattaaaattgtcgATGGCAATTTCTCTTCTATTAGGGAAAAGTAACCATTAAAGTGACTGATAATATTTCTTTGCAGTCCGTTCTCCATGTTCCTAAACTAGCATGTAACATTTTATCTGTTAATAAACTTTGTCAGGATTCTAAGTCGTGTTATTTTCTTTGATTCTCATTGTATCTTTCAACATCAGGAGTCGGGATAGCAAATTGAGAGTGTTAGGATGTTTGATGGTCTCTACTACTTTGACCAAGGTCTTAGTAGTATTAGTTCTCTTTCTAACCATGAACAAATCAAACTTTGACATTGTAGACTAGGACATCCCAATTCTCAACATCTTAAACACATGTTCtcaaatttgttaaaaaatatgGATTATTCCTCTCTTCATTGTGAAAGTTACATTTTTGCAAAAAGTCATCGATCCACATTTGTTCCAAACCAACAAAGCCTCCAAATCGTTTTATCTCATTCATAGTGATGTTGGGACCCTTCTAAAATTTTGACTCATAGTGGTAAAAAGtggtttgttatttttattgatgatcacACACGTCTATCTTGGGTTTATGTAATGACAAATAAATCTAAGGAgaaagattatttttaaaaaaattatgatatgattgaaacacaatttcaaacaaaaattagTATTTTACACTCTGATAATGGAACTGAATATTTCGATACATATTTGAGTGACTTTTTAAAGGCTAAAGGCATTTTTTATTAGACTACATGTCGAGATacccctcaacaaaatggaattGTTGAATGGAAAAATAGGCATTTACTTGAAGTTGCACGTGTCATAATGTTTTTTATGCATGTTCCTAAGTATTTCTATGGGAAGCTGTACTCACGACCACCtatttgataaatagaatgcCTAGTAAAGTCTTGGATTTTAGAACACCTCTTGAATGTCTTAGAACGATTTTCCCAACTTGtctcatatatttttatttaccCATAAAGATTTGTGGTTGCACTGCATATGTTCACATGCCCAGTCTTTTTCGATCGAAACTCAATCATAGAGCTACGaagtgcattttttttttttgggttatgCTTCAAATCAAAAAGTACAAATGAAccctcaaaattaaaaaaattatgtgagTTTGGACGTGtcttttttagaaaaaccaCCATGTTTTACCCAAAATTCTCTTTCAGGAATGAAGTCAAATTTAGGCGATAATTTTTGGGAAACCCTTCCTTATATTAATCATCCTGACATGTCTGTCCCAAGTCCTACAATGACAAATATAGAAATGTCTCATTCATTGGTTGAAATACTACAAACTGACCCTACAGGTCAAATTCTTGAGTTAAAATTTTATACTAGAAGAGTAGTCAATGAAAAGAACCAAGACCAGAGAGTTGATTCTACATAAAACCAATCTGAAATTCTGATAAATGATATTGGAAATCCCTTTCCAATTCTCACTGATAAAAGGTCTAGTAATTCTTCTGCTATTCCTAATCTTTCGAATGTTCAAAATACCTTACCCATTATCTCTGATCTTGATATTCTCATTGCTATTAGAAAAGGTGCTAGACCTTGTAATAAATATCCCATTGCAAATTACCTCTCATATGAAAAATTGTCCACTAATCATAAAGCCTTCACATTTAGGATAGACAGCTTATTTGTTCCAAGGAATATATAAGAAGCCCTAGATGATCCATATTGGAAAGTGGCAGTTATAGAGGAGATGAATGCTTTAAGATAAAGTGGTACTTGGGAAATAACAAACTTGCCAGAGGATAAGAAGACCGTgggatgcaaatgggtgtttaTGGTAAAGTGTAATGTTGCAGTTATAGTGGAGATGAATGCTTTAAGACAAAATGGTACTTGGGAAATAACAAACTTGTCAGAGGATAAGAAGACTGTGGGATGCAAATGGGTATTTATGGTAAAGTGTAATGTTGAATGGTACAATCAGATTAGTAGCTAAAGGCTTTACTCAAACCTATGGAACTGATTATCAGGAGACTTTTGCTCCAGTTACAAAGATCAACTCTATTATAATCCTATTATCACTTGCAGCTAACTTAGATTGGCATCTTCATTAATTAGATGTTAAAAATGCTTTTCTTAATGGTGATTTAGAAGAGGAAGTGTTTATGAGTCTACCATCAAGAtttgaaatggaatttggaaataaCAAAGTATGTAGATTAAAGAAATCATTATATGGTTTCAAACAGTCTCCAAGAACTTGGTTCGAACGTTTTGGAAAAACAGTCACTAATTATGGGTATCAATACAGTCAAGCAGACCATATAATCTTTATCTGTGTTGCTGATATTATTCTCACAGAAAATGATGCAGAAGATTTGGTTGATCTTAAGAACAAGCTTGCAAGTGAGTTTCAAGTCAGACACTTGAGaacctaaaaatattttttaggaaTGGAGTTTGTAAGATctaaaaatggaatttttgtTAATCAAAGGAAATATGTTATTGACTTACTTCGAGAGACAGGTTTACTTGGCTGTCAGACATCAGATACTCCTATTGAACCGAATCTGAAATTACAAGTTGCAAGTCCTGAAGAAATAAAGGACAAAGACATATACCAAAGAGTTGTAGATTGATTGATCTACTTATCTCATACACGTCCAGCACTTGCAGTTAGTATGGTGAGTCAATTTATGCACTCATCAGGACCTACTCATTTCGAAGCAACGTACAGAATCCTGAGAGACCTGAAAGAACTCCAGGCAAAGATGTATTATTCCAGAAACATGATCATTTTCAAGTTAAAGTATATACTTATACAGATTAGGCTGGAAGCACTACTGATAAAAGATCTATTTCTGGCTATTGTTCGTTTGTTGGAGGAAATTTAGTTACATGGCGTAGTAAAAACAAAATGTAGTAGCCAGAAGTAGTGCTGAAGTAGAATTTAGAGACTTAGCCCATGAAATTTGTGAAGTATATGGATCAACAAGATCCTTGAAGAGCTGAAAGTGTCTCAAAAGAGCACTATATgagtttattgtgataacaagacTGTCATCGCTATAACTCATAGTCAATTCTATAGGATAGAACAAAGCACATTGAAATTGACAAGCATTTCATAAAGGATAAGGTTGATGCAGGTATAATATGCATATCTTTTCTTCCAACGACAGAACAAACAGCAGATATGTTAACAAAAGGCCTTTCGAAAAAACAATTTGATAAACTTCTCAACAAGCTGGCCATAGATGACATCTACAAACcagcttgagggggagtgttggattccctttcttttctcttgTAATATTGGTTTGTTATTATGTGTACATTCATCATTTATGTTTGTAATATTCTAtaattttttctcctttttggtAGATGGTCTTTCTTATATATAAGACCTTGTATTTGACTCATAAGTAAGAAGCAATGGAGATAGGTTTCAGGAGTAGGTTTGGCAGTGGGTATCATAAGAGGGTTGATATCTACCATCTTCACACCTCTTTCCagattaaaagggtaatctaGGAGGGGTATGACAATATGGTTTGAAGATGAACCAAGGTAAAACCTTGCAGGCATGCGACATTAGTAAATGAGAGTTACATTCATGAATCGAGACCACATATAAATGAGATAAATCAGGAAGATATgcaagtatggttaagaaaaaagcttaaaagaattgataaTTACTAGCTTATACTAACATAGTGCACCATACCTTTttgtggctcaatcataagaactccgaAGTTAAATGTGTTCAACTTGAAACAATTCTATGTTAGGTGACCTCAAGGTGGTGTAGCCAAAAATTTGGATTCCAAATCTTGGTTTTGGGTCGATAAGTTGGGCAACCAGCATTAGCTAACACtcatgaatatttaaaaattgtacTTTTGTACAGTATAGATTGataaaatttaattctatttGTTGGCAGAAGCAACAGATTTACAATCAACAAGCGGCAAATTCTACATGCGTGTGTAATGTCctaaaaaaacacccaccactttcataataaaacatcaactatatttataaactatgaaGGTAAAAAACTAACATAAtgattcttctttttttttccttatgcAGCATCAAATAAACAGTAAAATcaacatatttaaatatcaactTACCAAACATTACATCTCATGTTtccatgtaaaaaaaaaagaataaaaaataaacaaaacaaaaaattatcaaCCACTACTATAACCGATTTTCTAACACTAGTATTAAACTAGACGAAAGAGGGGGGTGGGGTGGGGGAATCCCATTTTAGTAGAAGAGTAAAATTAGCAACTCAGAAAAATCCCATGAGAATAGAAGAGGAACTCTGTGCTAAGCTAGCAATCTGATAAATTACCGGTATTTCTCGGAAGCTTCAGCCATGAAGCACCTATGTTTCCGGGTTAGATTCCATAGTTTGTGTCACTGGCGGGGTAACAACAGCCAGAGTCAACTCATGGGAACCAGATCCACCAGCTGATCTTTCCCGAATCTCTCTATATTCTTGACAGATAGCACAGAAATGGCAGAAAAAGTGGGTCACAAAGTCTCCACAAGGTGCTTCCTGCATCACATTTCAGAAATTAGGTGTATGATATAGCAACAGGCGAGTTAACTCATCAACTAAGCTTAACAAGAAACCGAATCGTAGAAAGTTGAGCTACATGATCTGGCAGGGGTAAAGGCATGATAGCCAGTTCCTTGCCTTGTCCAGTGATGAACCTAAGAAATAAATAAGAAGGCTTTGACATTTCTTAAGCGAGGTATATATCAGGAGAAGGAGAAATGATCAATGCATGGTATAGTGATAGAATGTATAAGCTTACAAAACCATGAACAAATGGATAGTTGAGGCATAATGGAAAGAGACAATGAAAAAGTGTTAAGAGTATGATATTATACTGGCAAATTGTACTTCGACCGTAGGGCCTTGCGGTAGCCACAAGCATAACATGCAAGAAAGCATCCAGGTACATTCCACAAAACTCCATCAGTTAATAAGCAACAGACTGTATTCATAAGTGCCCACAAAATGAAATGAGTTGCACATGACCCAAACATCGTTCGAGAACCCAACAGTTCCGCATTCTTCCCAAACAGAAAGCATGGACAAAAAAGGCCAATAAAACCTGCACTCAGAAAAAGTTGCAATGAGCTCCCCATTTAACATGCTATAGATGGACCACTGTAAATGCAATGCTCTTATACTAATGTCAACAGTAACATGCAACCTATTCATttctcacacacacacacacccaaaagaaaaaagggttTGTTTCATATCATCTAAATGCTACTTGGTTTCTAACAAACTAAAGGTGCACAAGATCAAGTGTCCtgttttatttcaaatactTTACTCCCACAATCTGAGAATCTTTTATACACActtcaatgatagaaactagGGACTCAAACTTTtttaacaaaaacaagaaattgaTACTAGGGATTCTACCTGATCATACAACCTGTAATATAGTTAGAGAACTAACAAAATATGTAACCCCCCAAGTGGGTAGTCTTAAGGATTTCTTGACCACCCCTTAACTAAATTTGAAGTCCTTCAAGCACTATTCACAACATTTAGGGTTGATCTGGTTTCccataaaaaaaactaatcatAGTGCAAAATCCAGTGGTTCCGCTTGACAGAAGTAGCTGATTTCACAACAACAACAAAGTTTCTGACAGATCAAAGAACACTCAACAAACAAATGACACGGCATGGGATATGATAGGTTCCCTAATGGAAACAACCACTAGCCTACAattcaaatattcaaaattttgatacaAGAACACATGCGAAGTAATGATACATTTCTTTCCATACGCAAGATGCACCTTCATAATTTTTCCTTCGCATAAATCAAGGTCAGAAGGCAGAAAGTAGCGTACAGCTCTGCATATCATCGCAGCATGCACAGATTCCAGATGACCATTGTGATAACCCATCCTTAAGTTCATCAGGTGTGGGCTGGCTCTCATCTCTGGAAATGATCTCCGCTTCTGAATCAGACTGGCCTAGTGGAACATAAGCAGGAGGGACATAACTCCTTCGGCCATCCATCTTGCGCTGATACACAAAGAATTCCTCCCAACTTCTTTCAAACGAATCCAATCTGTAAGCTTCATTAAGAATCATCAATATACAATTCGTAAAACCGACACTCCGGCCAACCCTCATTTTAGTCTTTACACTTTGATCTACCGATTCATTTTGCACATTTCATCTCGATGAATGCTCAAGATGTAAAACTTCATGAAGCAAAAGTTGAACCGTaatgggaaaagaaaaataagaagtaGCTAAAAAAATTCAAGAGCTCAACAAGAAAAACGAGTATTGGAATGACAAACGCCCAAAAAGCGCCACTAAAATTTCGAAGTAAGATAACATTTAGGAACTTCATTAGGGTATCCAAATTGAAGATGTTTGTTCGGTATGTGTAAAAAGTGGAAATAAAATTGCAGTGACGAATCTAAACGAGTACGAACCTGTGGATCAAAGTATGTGGATCGCTATCGAGTGTTTGACCGTCTTCTTCGCCGAAAAGGCGCGGCGGAGCAGAATCAGAAGGAATGCGGATGGGATCGGAGAAGATTTGGTGATGGTTATGTCGCCGGAGTCAGCAACTACGAATCCTTATATATTCGTAGCTAAGCTGAAGAGTACTAGATAAATAAATGGCGGTGGGTTACGGAAAATTGcccaaattaacccaaaaataaaaaactttccAAGCATTTCCACACGGCCGGGTCTCCACCCCTCCCGTTTAATCGAGGATGGATCAAACTAGGGTCCTAATCGGGTCCTCGAACGGGAAATGGGAGGGTATCTCGTCCCCATCCtcgattaaatttttatttttaatatatatatatatataaaataaaaaaaaatggatgagTTCCCGTGAGGAATCTCCGTCCCTGTCCCTGCCTTCAATTGGTGAGAACGGGGACAGGGATGGGGAAATACCCCCACGAAGACGGGGATGGGGATTCCCCCACCCCGATCCCGCCCCATTGCCAACCCTAATTGACATCTTTTTCAAATCATGTTTGTCTTTTACCTTTTAAAAGTGTGAAATACCATTTTTTTGTCCTTAGTTTTAAGTGGATCTCTTTTTACTCCTCCCTCAATTTTTTGGGTCTcctctatttttatttcttcttatGTTATCAAAATATCACATGCCAAAGTTTTGTGAAGTTATTTAAAAGTGAAGATGCTTTAACATTTTGCTCAATTTATAAGCATGATTGAAAAGACACgataaaatatatgaaaacgAGTAGTCATTCAGCTAAAATGGAGTTGTATCAATGAAAATATGACAAATACAGAATTATCGTTCTCGTAGAAAAAATGTGCAATTGTTGACCTCATGTGCGGGCGATCACTGACATCATGTGCTCGATCGTCAAGGTCTCGCTTTGCAATTTTGTTTTGGTCATACCTCCATCGATACAACTTCATTTTAGTTAAATGATCATTCGTTTTCAtatgtttttcatgttctttCCAACTATGCTTGTAAACGTAATAAAAACTTAAACCATCTTTGACTTTAATACTCCAAGAGTAAATTATATACAAGTTTAAACATTGTAAGGCCATTTAtattcaatattcttttaatttttgctcTTTCTATGAGGGTTTTTTGAAAGAATAcgaaaaatcatataaaaatgaGTGGTCAGTTATCTAAAATGAAATTGTATTGAGGAAGTTatgatcaaaataaaattgcaaAGCAATAACTCAATGATTGTGCACCCAAGGTCAGCGATCTCGCACTTTTCTGTGCGaagaaataattttgttttggtcATATCTTTGTCAATATATCGTTCTAGCTAAATGACCACTGGTTTTCATGCAGTTTCTCGTTTTCTTTCTAACTATGCTCATCAATTGAACAAAATGTTAAAACATCTTCCATtacttaaaaatgttaaatCAACTAAAAGTGAAAGAGCAATGTGAAAGTTGAGACTATTGGACTGAAAGTAGAAAACATAAAGTGGTCTTCCATTATTTGTCTCGTGcttaatatcaataatatagAATATTGATGATGCAATGTTGGTTTATAATAAATGTTGACAGAAAATGGAATGGAATATTGGCGTTGCATTGAATTTTCGGTTTTTGGTTAGAGAGATAGGAAATAAAGGGGAATGAAGCATTTAATattgagagggaaaaaaaaacatgtttttcaaGATAAAGTCAATCATAAAGACatctttgggttttttttttttttgtcaatttgggaaattttccaaatttttttaaaaataaaatcacaaAAATAGGGTTTGAGGGAAGCTTTTTATAAGAAAAGGTGTTTTGggaaactattgacaaaattggggtagtgaaatcgtgtaccgggtgcACGATTTCCATGTGACAAACtcatgtacccggtacacgagtaCCGTTCAATCCAGTCAGCACCACGTCGGCTGACTGGTTGACCGGTCAGACGCAAACTTGTGGACCCAGTCCACGatttgcttatttttttttatttttttttaaagtttgttgactatttttttttaattgtagatgtacaacaatattaaaactttaggaATTGGTCcacaaatttcttcattattaaaattaattatatatttaatctacaatgaaaacatcttgcactcatattaaaaaaaaatatcatgatattaaagaatatttacaattagttatttaatttacaatttgaaaatgaaagttcacatgaaatttaaaaacaaccctccTACTCTTACCCCTCATGGGATTGTCTTCatgtccctctaaattaggttcaccctgTTGTCACTGTCGTCTATgacgaatacgtcttcgatcggtgtcagcaacattgagtcgtcttgtttgttgaataataccttATACGTTGATTCTGGTAAGTTATTCTGCACTAAATATTGTTGAACATCaccgataaaattattctgtacaataaaaatatatatatatatattaaacaatattcatatcatatatatggaaaatgtctgattttaaatctcttaccatgcagtaatagtaagcgccgtcaggtgtgataaatcgcctCCTGATCGAATTGTACTAGGGAAAGTAGTCGTCTGATACAACTGgcccatttgttaattctccTTGTGCACAACGATTATGTCgtccatgccagtaggataaaTATTCTACATGGATTTGACGtcagtcttggtcgtgcttacctctcaaatcaatTTGGTGTAGTGCTGGAAACGTATAGGACAACGAAGGTATCGTTTGTCACAAACCGAACTGTCTTAACACACGATATGGATAatgtcactctactatatggaagcatataagagggctaatggtcaaccagatgtcttcaccatcacgacaataatcaggtagttaaaataataagtataaatataaaatattttaaatattcatttatatatacatttgctacctgattgtgcatcaacatgtcgaatatttttctgtacacgagtaacatatttgctgactgttcagaggcagctaatataccactccatctaaaattataaaaaatataattaatttatattcttatatAAAAtggtaacaaaataaa contains:
- the LOC120090069 gene encoding protein PLANT CADMIUM RESISTANCE 10 gives rise to the protein MDGRRSYVPPAYVPLGQSDSEAEIISRDESQPTPDELKDGLSQWSSGICACCDDMQSCFIGLFCPCFLFGKNAELLGSRTMFGSCATHFILWALMNTVCCLLTDGVLWNVPGCFLACYACGYRKALRSKYNLPEAPCGDFVTHFFCHFCAICQEYREIRERSAGGSGSHELTLAVVTPPVTQTMESNPET